Proteins from a single region of Ananas comosus cultivar F153 linkage group 3, ASM154086v1, whole genome shotgun sequence:
- the LOC109708272 gene encoding uncharacterized protein LOC109708272, with amino-acid sequence MRLPASQYSVLDAERIERVDDRTFRCYVYRIKFFAFEVCPVLLVRVDEHPFGCCITLLSCKLEGSPLVEAQNDKFSASMVNKVSCNEDMLDSAFQPLTSETLIEVTIEIPFAFRAIPVEVIESTGRQVLEQLLRIMLPRFLKQLVKDYQAWASGDTSRQPLGTGEI; translated from the exons ATGCGGCTGCCGGCCAGCCAGTACTCCGTGCTGGACGCCGAGCGCATCGAGCGCGTCGACGACCGCACCTTCCGCTGCTACGTCTACCGCATCAAGTTCTTCGCCTTCGAGGTCTGCCCCGTCCTCCTCGTCCGCGTCGACGAGCACCCCTTCGGCTGCTGCATCACCCTCCTCTCTTGCAAG TTGGAGGGCTCCCCGCTCGTCGAAGCTCAGAATGATAAATTTTCAG CTTCCATGGTGAATAAAGTTTCCTGCAACGAGGATATGCTAGATTCGGCATTCCAGCCACTCACATCAGAGACTCTGATCGAG GTTACAATTGAAATTCCATTTGCATTTCGAGCAATACCAGTGGAAGTGATTGAATCAACTGGTAGGCAGGTCCTTGAGCAGCTATTGAGAATAATGCTTCCGCGATTTCTTAAGCAG CTAGTAAAGGACTACCAAGCATGGGCTTCGGGTGATACCTCGAGGCAGCCACTCGGCACCGGTGAAATTTGA